One window of the Patescibacteria group bacterium genome contains the following:
- a CDS encoding recombinase family protein: METGEQKEVEYCLYARKSSESDERQAMSIDSQIKEMGELAEKNSLNVKEIRRESHSAKVSGQRPVFNGILEDLTNKTFNGILTWSPDRLSRNAGDLGRLVDLMDGGALRQIRTFSQSFGNNPNEKFLLMILCSQAKLENDNRALSIKRGIRAKCEMGWRPGVAPLGYYNRSFGGVKDIVVDPERAPIIKEMFKRVAKYEHSGRTIKRWLDKIGFTSRNGNEIALSYVYTMLKNPFYYGEFEYGGNWYEGAHEPLVSEELFDQVQDQLKTPRKTKWGSKKFAFKGLFTCAGCDGGVIGEEQFKELKDGTLNRHVYYHCSRSRDYDCKEPYINEKDLIKELIDLVESLGKENLEPKEALRAKFLEYKKIANGVLDKEDANCDISFADFAKYVLTKGTLQEKRKLVKGLNLNLVLQNRKIKIK; this comes from the coding sequence ATGGAAACTGGCGAGCAAAAAGAAGTTGAATATTGCCTCTACGCAAGGAAATCAAGCGAATCCGACGAGCGGCAGGCAATGTCAATAGATTCTCAAATTAAAGAAATGGGAGAGCTGGCAGAAAAGAATAGCTTGAACGTGAAAGAGATTAGAAGGGAAAGCCACTCGGCAAAAGTTTCCGGGCAGAGGCCTGTTTTTAACGGGATTCTCGAAGATTTAACAAACAAAACCTTTAATGGTATATTAACTTGGTCACCGGACAGATTGAGCCGAAATGCGGGGGATTTGGGAAGGTTAGTTGACTTAATGGACGGTGGGGCACTTAGACAGATACGAACATTTTCACAAAGCTTTGGCAACAATCCCAACGAAAAGTTCTTGTTGATGATCCTCTGTAGTCAAGCAAAGCTGGAAAATGATAATCGTGCCTTGAGCATTAAGAGAGGAATCCGAGCAAAGTGTGAAATGGGTTGGCGGCCGGGCGTAGCACCACTCGGCTACTACAACCGATCTTTTGGTGGAGTGAAAGATATTGTTGTGGACCCCGAACGTGCGCCAATTATCAAAGAAATGTTTAAGCGGGTAGCGAAATACGAGCACAGCGGAAGAACTATAAAGAGGTGGCTCGACAAAATTGGATTTACATCTCGCAATGGAAATGAAATCGCGCTTAGCTATGTATATACAATGCTTAAAAACCCCTTTTACTACGGGGAATTCGAATACGGTGGTAATTGGTATGAAGGAGCACATGAACCTTTAGTTTCAGAAGAGCTATTCGATCAGGTGCAGGACCAACTGAAAACACCTCGAAAGACAAAATGGGGAAGTAAGAAATTTGCGTTCAAAGGTTTGTTTACTTGTGCTGGGTGTGACGGGGGTGTTATTGGGGAGGAACAATTTAAGGAGCTTAAGGATGGAACGCTGAACAGACACGTTTATTACCATTGCAGTCGGTCGCGGGATTACGATTGTAAAGAACCCTACATTAACGAGAAAGATTTAATAAAAGAACTAATCGACCTTGTTGAATCTTTAGGAAAAGAAAATTTGGAACCAAAAGAAGCTTTACGTGCCAAGTTTTTAGAATACAAAAAGATTGCCAACGGGGTTCTAGACAAAGAAGATGCAAATTGCGATATAAGCTTCGCTGATTTTGCAAAATATGTGCTTACCAAAGGCACTCTCCAGGAAAAACGGAAGCTAGTTAAAGGCCTCAACCTCAATTTAGTCCTCCAGAACCGAAAAATCAAAATTAAATAA
- a CDS encoding GIY-YIG nuclease family protein: MFYVYVLYDKQKFYIGFTADLEQRLKDHKRGKVHTTKRYNLEKLKLIYAEMFVSEKDARRREQYLKTTKGRKGLRLILRETLKS; this comes from the coding sequence ATGTTCTACGTTTATGTTCTTTACGACAAGCAAAAGTTTTATATTGGTTTTACTGCAGATTTGGAACAACGTCTTAAAGATCACAAACGGGGAAAAGTTCATACCACAAAAAGATATAATCTTGAAAAATTAAAATTAATATACGCTGAGATGTTTGTATCGGAAAAAGATGCTAGAAGACGAGAGCAATATCTAAAAACAACTAAAGGGAGAAAGGGTTTGAGATTAATTTTAAGAGAGACCTTGAAATCATAA
- a CDS encoding FAD-dependent oxidoreductase encodes MNNATPQENLYDLIIIGAGPAGYTAGIYATRYRIKNLVIGKSLGGLITDAHKICNFPTRREIGGSELAKQMKEHLEEEGGTVIQDRVEKIEKNNSFFKIKTSQGTDYQTKTVLIATGTKRRKLGLPREEDFLGKGVSYCATCDAMFFRNKRVAVVGGSDAAHTASLVLADVAKKVFQIYRRDQLRGTTAWVEQVKNNPKIEVIYNTNVTGLQGKNRLEKINLDKPYQEKNNLEVAGLFIEIGSEPETTLDQSLNLAKDSSDYIKINSNQSTNINGIYAAGDITTGSNKFRQAITACGEGAVAANSIYKYLKTSKDRSK; translated from the coding sequence ATGAATAACGCTACACCTCAAGAAAACCTCTATGACCTAATTATTATTGGCGCTGGTCCTGCGGGATACACAGCTGGAATTTATGCCACGCGTTACCGGATCAAAAATCTCGTTATTGGTAAAAGCCTTGGTGGCTTAATTACAGATGCACACAAAATATGTAATTTTCCAACAAGAAGAGAAATCGGGGGTAGCGAATTAGCTAAACAAATGAAAGAGCATCTAGAAGAAGAAGGTGGTACTGTAATTCAAGACAGAGTAGAAAAAATAGAAAAAAACAATTCATTTTTCAAAATAAAAACATCGCAGGGAACGGATTACCAAACAAAAACTGTCCTTATTGCTACTGGGACTAAAAGAAGAAAACTTGGCTTACCCAGAGAAGAAGACTTTCTGGGAAAGGGTGTTTCCTACTGCGCAACTTGTGATGCAATGTTTTTCAGAAATAAAAGAGTTGCAGTAGTAGGAGGATCGGACGCAGCACATACCGCTTCTTTAGTACTAGCTGACGTAGCAAAAAAGGTTTTCCAAATATATCGCAGAGACCAGCTACGAGGTACAACAGCGTGGGTTGAACAGGTAAAAAATAATCCAAAAATAGAGGTAATCTATAATACTAATGTAACAGGGCTACAAGGAAAAAACAGATTAGAAAAAATAAACCTTGATAAGCCTTACCAAGAAAAAAATAACTTAGAAGTAGCGGGATTGTTTATTGAAATTGGATCTGAACCAGAAACCACTTTGGACCAAAGTTTAAACTTAGCCAAGGATAGTAGCGATTATATTAAAATAAACTCAAACCAATCAACAAACATTAACGGAATCTACGCTGCTGGAGATATAACCACAGGCTCAAATAAATTTAGGCAAGCAATTACAGCATGCGGAGAGGGTGCTGTTGCTGCAAACAGTATTTACAAATATTTAAAAACCTCAAAAGATAGATCTAAATAA